A stretch of Sphingobium yanoikuyae DNA encodes these proteins:
- a CDS encoding type II toxin-antitoxin system RelB/DinJ family antitoxin, with product MAVSDTYVRARIDNTTKERATAALGAMGLSISDAIRLLMLRIADERRLPFEVKVPNAATREAMAELAAGKGTKFASVDALMADLHADD from the coding sequence ATGGCTGTTTCCGACACCTATGTCCGCGCCAGGATCGACAATACGACGAAGGAACGCGCCACCGCCGCGCTGGGCGCGATGGGCCTTTCGATCTCCGACGCTATCCGGCTGCTGATGCTGCGTATCGCCGACGAACGGCGCTTGCCTTTCGAGGTCAAGGTTCCGAACGCCGCGACACGCGAGGCAATGGCAGAGCTGGCGGCGGGGAAGGGGACCAAGTTTGCCAGCGTCGATGCGCTGATGGCGGACCTCCATGCGGACGATTGA
- a CDS encoding type II toxin-antitoxin system YafQ family toxin, with translation MRTIDRSTRFKRDYKRESKGRHRATLDADLLPVLAALATDTPLDPKYRDHDLSGDWAGYRDCHVKPDLVLIYAKPDDETLRLARLGSHSEVFG, from the coding sequence ATGCGGACGATTGATCGTTCGACCCGGTTCAAGCGCGACTACAAGCGGGAATCAAAGGGCCGACATCGAGCGACCCTCGATGCCGATCTTCTGCCCGTCCTGGCCGCGCTCGCGACCGACACGCCGCTTGATCCCAAATACCGCGACCATGATCTGAGCGGCGATTGGGCGGGCTACCGCGATTGCCACGTCAAGCCCGATCTGGTGCTGATCTACGCCAAGCCCGACGACGAAACGCTGCGCCTCGCGCGCCTTGGCTCGCATAGCGAGGTATTCGGATAG
- a CDS encoding histidine phosphatase family protein has product MRAIFIRHGESTGNAGVPCRDLATIELTEHGHEQARQVAASWTQAPALIVTSPYTRTRQTAAPTIARFPGVPVEVWPIEEFTYLQPARWNGTRSAERMPHLERYWSEADPDYCDGEGAESFANLLRRCESALARLAAMPAASLVYVFGHGQFIQAARAIVADAHLDDRGKMLGFWHKGEPPAISNAQQVGFHWQGGRWGCAPAIAA; this is encoded by the coding sequence ATGCGGGCGATCTTCATCCGCCACGGCGAATCTACAGGCAACGCCGGCGTGCCGTGTCGCGATCTCGCGACGATCGAGCTGACGGAGCACGGCCACGAACAAGCGCGCCAGGTCGCGGCGAGCTGGACGCAAGCGCCCGCGCTCATCGTCACGTCGCCCTATACCCGCACCCGGCAGACGGCCGCGCCGACGATCGCGCGCTTCCCCGGCGTCCCGGTCGAAGTCTGGCCGATAGAAGAGTTCACCTATCTGCAACCGGCGCGCTGGAACGGCACGCGCAGCGCCGAGCGGATGCCGCACCTCGAACGCTATTGGAGCGAGGCCGATCCTGATTATTGCGACGGGGAGGGGGCGGAGAGCTTCGCCAATCTGCTCCGGCGCTGCGAGTCGGCGCTTGCCCGCCTCGCCGCCATGCCGGCCGCTTCGCTGGTCTATGTGTTCGGGCATGGGCAATTCATCCAGGCCGCGCGCGCGATCGTCGCCGACGCTCATCTGGACGATCGGGGCAAGATGCTCGGTTTCTGGCACAAGGGCGAGCCGCCCGCGATCAGCAACGCGCAGCAGGTAGGGTTCCATTGGCAGGGCGGGCGCTGGGGATGTGCGCCAGCGATCGCCGCCTAG
- a CDS encoding tyrosine-type recombinase/integrase encodes MNQLAPLPSPALALPALIAAADDATRLRFLEFFAVTIRNPHTRRAYMRAAGDFLAWCEARGVASLEAVQPLHVAAWVEALGRELAAPSVKQQLAGVRHLFDWLVTGHIVPVNPAGSVRGPAHSQRRGKTPVLAPDEARRLLDSIDVTTHAGLRDRALIGLMVYSFARIGAALAMRVEDVFMQNRRLWVRLHEKGGKRHEMPCHHNLEDYLTAYIDGCALREDRKGSLFRTIARGTKRLSDTPLPQANAFAMVRRRAGAAEIGTAIGNHSFRATGITTYLKNGGTLETAATMANHSSTRTTQLYDRRPDDVTLDEVERVLI; translated from the coding sequence ATGAACCAGCTCGCCCCCCTGCCCTCGCCGGCGCTGGCGTTGCCGGCCTTGATCGCGGCGGCCGACGACGCCACGCGGCTGCGCTTCCTTGAGTTCTTCGCCGTCACCATTCGCAACCCGCATACGCGCCGCGCCTATATGCGCGCGGCCGGCGACTTCCTGGCCTGGTGTGAGGCGCGCGGCGTCGCCTCGCTTGAGGCCGTGCAACCGCTCCACGTCGCGGCCTGGGTCGAGGCGCTGGGGCGCGAGCTGGCCGCGCCCAGCGTCAAGCAGCAGCTCGCCGGCGTGCGCCACCTGTTCGACTGGCTGGTGACGGGCCATATCGTGCCGGTGAACCCTGCCGGATCGGTGCGCGGGCCGGCGCATAGCCAGCGGCGCGGCAAGACGCCGGTGCTGGCCCCGGACGAGGCGCGGCGGTTGCTCGACAGCATCGACGTGACCACCCATGCGGGCCTGCGCGACCGCGCCCTGATCGGGTTGATGGTCTATAGTTTCGCGCGGATCGGCGCGGCGCTAGCGATGCGGGTCGAGGACGTGTTCATGCAGAACAGGCGGCTATGGGTCCGACTGCACGAGAAAGGCGGCAAGCGCCATGAAATGCCCTGCCATCACAATCTAGAGGATTATCTGACCGCCTATATCGACGGGTGCGCGCTGCGTGAGGATCGCAAGGGATCGCTGTTCCGCACGATCGCACGCGGGACTAAGCGACTAAGCGATACCCCCCTGCCCCAAGCCAATGCCTTCGCGATGGTGCGCCGGCGCGCAGGCGCGGCCGAGATCGGGACGGCGATCGGCAACCATTCGTTCCGCGCGACCGGAATCACCACCTATCTGAAAAACGGCGGCACGTTGGAGACGGCCGCGACGATGGCGAACCACAGCTCTACCCGCACGACCCAGCTCTATGACCGCCGGCCCGATGACGTGACGCTGGACGAGGTGGAGCGGGTGTTGATCTAG
- a CDS encoding DUF7673 family protein, with translation MTGTAATTPPQRRPVIRAVSFDEAGAAIGSLLPIARPPTRAAETGASGKVADFLLAWWNGDECGHFPIIHLCNVDAVIAEDMLTVMAYLAQESTTYADAWGYRDAMGDLWVRYRGDPAESV, from the coding sequence ATGACCGGGACGGCCGCCACGACACCCCCGCAACGTCGCCCCGTCATCCGGGCCGTCAGTTTCGATGAGGCCGGCGCGGCGATCGGCAGCTTGCTGCCGATCGCGCGGCCGCCCACACGCGCGGCCGAAACCGGCGCATCCGGCAAGGTCGCGGATTTCCTGCTGGCCTGGTGGAACGGCGACGAGTGCGGGCATTTCCCGATCATCCACCTTTGCAACGTCGATGCCGTCATTGCCGAGGATATGCTTACGGTCATGGCCTATCTGGCGCAGGAGTCGACCACCTACGCCGATGCCTGGGGCTACCGCGACGCGATGGGCGACCTTTGGGTGCGCTATCGCGGCGACCCCGCAGAGAGCGTTTAA
- a CDS encoding TonB-dependent siderophore receptor — protein MKKSTLSGALGLGLMAVPATAQDQPAPPATDARQTIIVTGVRDGYQVDATSTATRTPTSLKDVPQAASIITEAQIDDQAMRSIADVLRYVPGAVISQGEGHRDQIILRGNNSTADFFVDGLRDDVQYYRGLYNAERIEVLKGPNAMIFGRGGGGGIVNRVTKRPGANAFISSSGSADTYGAWYIDTDINQPISQSASARLNAVYEEFNSNRDFYDGRRLAINPTFAVSLGGTTRIDLGFEYNNDKRTIDRGVPSAAQGSLTSPSRPLTGFRDTFFGVPGFNVSDFEAKVLSGRIEHRFSDNLTVTSRVLYGDYEKLYRNTFAVTPATPRGAVQSVGLEAYSDPTTRKNLLNQNDLVWTVTTGPVRHVLLAGFEYGDQRTRNQRINGFFGSGDIVNGGRRVFVALADRITVPPVTLRTTANTGYRSIRTNADATAFYVQDQISIGEHVDVIGGVRRDRFKLSIDDLVAGRSYSRTDTLWSPRLGVVLKPVQPVSIYASYSRSFLPQSGDQFSSLDITTAALEPEKFDNYEVGLKWDVSPTLNLTAAVYRLDRTNTRATDPNDATRTVLTGAQRSKGLEIGLNGAITPQWQISAGYTLQDAKIRKTTSAAPAGREVPLVPKQQASLWTRYDFTPRLGAGAGIYHQSKSFTSVSNAAVLPAFTRVDAAAFFKLTPHIEAQINVENLLNSGYFSSAYNDNNIMPGAPTTARATVRMSF, from the coding sequence ATGAAAAAAAGTACATTAAGCGGCGCGTTAGGCCTTGGATTAATGGCCGTGCCCGCAACGGCCCAGGACCAGCCAGCTCCCCCGGCTACGGACGCACGCCAAACAATCATCGTCACCGGCGTCCGGGACGGCTACCAGGTCGATGCGACCAGCACCGCCACCCGCACTCCGACCAGTCTCAAGGACGTTCCACAGGCGGCATCGATCATCACCGAGGCGCAGATTGACGATCAAGCTATGCGCTCGATCGCCGACGTGCTTCGCTATGTCCCCGGCGCGGTGATATCTCAGGGTGAGGGTCACCGCGATCAGATCATTCTGCGCGGCAACAACAGCACCGCAGACTTCTTTGTCGATGGCCTGCGTGACGACGTGCAATATTACCGCGGCCTCTACAACGCAGAGCGGATCGAGGTCCTGAAAGGTCCCAACGCAATGATCTTCGGCCGCGGTGGTGGGGGTGGGATCGTCAACCGCGTCACCAAGCGCCCCGGTGCCAACGCCTTCATCAGTAGCAGCGGTTCGGCGGATACATATGGCGCATGGTATATCGACACCGACATCAACCAACCGATCAGCCAGTCCGCCTCGGCTCGACTGAACGCCGTCTATGAGGAGTTCAACAGCAACCGGGACTTCTACGACGGACGCCGGCTCGCGATCAATCCGACCTTTGCCGTATCGCTAGGCGGCACCACACGGATCGACCTGGGCTTCGAATACAACAATGACAAGCGCACGATCGATCGAGGCGTTCCCTCGGCTGCCCAAGGCTCTCTGACCAGCCCGTCACGCCCCCTTACCGGTTTTCGCGATACCTTTTTTGGTGTGCCGGGATTCAACGTCAGCGATTTCGAGGCTAAGGTCCTAAGCGGGCGCATCGAGCATCGGTTTAGCGACAACCTGACCGTAACCAGTCGCGTCCTCTACGGAGATTATGAGAAGCTCTATCGAAACACTTTCGCGGTAACCCCGGCCACCCCGCGCGGCGCCGTCCAGAGCGTCGGCCTCGAGGCATATAGCGATCCCACGACGCGCAAGAACCTGCTCAACCAGAACGATCTCGTCTGGACCGTCACCACCGGCCCCGTCCGCCACGTGCTGCTCGCCGGCTTCGAATATGGCGATCAGCGCACGCGCAACCAGCGGATCAATGGCTTTTTCGGAAGTGGTGATATCGTCAATGGAGGGCGGCGCGTCTTTGTCGCGTTGGCTGACCGAATCACGGTGCCGCCAGTCACGCTGCGCACCACCGCCAACACCGGCTACCGGTCTATCCGGACAAATGCCGACGCCACGGCCTTCTATGTGCAGGACCAGATCTCGATCGGCGAACATGTCGATGTCATCGGCGGCGTTCGCCGCGACCGCTTCAAGCTCAGCATCGATGATCTCGTCGCCGGGCGGAGCTATAGCCGGACCGACACCCTCTGGTCTCCCCGCCTTGGGGTAGTGCTGAAGCCGGTGCAACCCGTCTCGATCTACGCCAGCTATAGCCGGTCCTTCCTGCCGCAATCGGGCGATCAGTTTTCATCGCTCGACATAACAACCGCCGCGCTGGAACCAGAGAAGTTCGACAATTACGAAGTCGGCCTCAAATGGGATGTTTCCCCAACGCTTAACCTGACCGCTGCCGTCTACCGGCTCGATCGCACCAACACCCGCGCGACCGACCCCAACGACGCCACGCGGACGGTGCTAACGGGCGCGCAGCGCAGCAAAGGGCTTGAGATCGGCCTCAACGGCGCGATCACACCCCAATGGCAAATCAGCGCCGGCTACACGCTGCAGGACGCAAAAATCCGCAAGACAACGAGTGCGGCTCCTGCCGGCCGCGAGGTCCCGCTTGTGCCCAAGCAGCAGGCTTCGCTCTGGACCCGCTACGATTTCACCCCTCGCCTCGGGGCCGGGGCGGGTATCTACCACCAATCGAAAAGTTTCACCTCGGTCAGCAATGCCGCCGTCCTGCCTGCGTTCACCCGCGTCGATGCCGCCGCGTTCTTCAAGCTCACCCCCCACATCGAGGCGCAAATCAACGTCGAGAACCTCCTTAATAGCGGCTATTTTTCGTCCGCCTACAACGACAACAACATCATGCCCGGTGCGCCGACAACC